The following are encoded together in the Juglans microcarpa x Juglans regia isolate MS1-56 chromosome 2D, Jm3101_v1.0, whole genome shotgun sequence genome:
- the LOC121248611 gene encoding F-box protein At3g07870-like isoform X1 has protein sequence MACYAYPIRYRMIHSAYTILLPVTTNQHLPKSAQYQNQRVVFGFGFNSTTKEYKVLKIVYYRKACAAFGFSAIRDSEVQILTMGSSAWRSLGKAGYHLYQWPSQVFVNGRLHWVTWPHRHHRGSKIILFDLEDERFREVPSTTLKVYDYHLVVLGGCLSTAVYFNYCKLEIWVMTEYDVEGSWVKKFNIRAYVPVGLEEEPADQFYKNSKIIEKGEFVRVLCLLKNGEILLEYESRALVSYDPKGGEFKDLMFQGIPTWYQRIVHMGSLKWIDTFTDA, from the coding sequence ATGGCTTGCTATGCCTATCCGATTCGTTACAGAATGATACACTCTGCGTATACAATCCTTTTACCGGTAACTACCAACCAACATCTGCCCAAGTCTGCACAGTATCAAAATCAACGGGTGGTTTTCGGATTCGGGTTCAATTCCACAACCAAAGAATACAAGGTGCTTAAGATAGTTTACTATAGGAAAGCATGTGCAGCCTTTGGATTCAGTGCTATAAGAGATTCAGAGGTTCAAATTCTCACTATGGGTAGCTCCGCCTGGAGAAGTTTAGGAAAGGCAGGTTACCACCTTTATCAGTGGCCATCACAGGTCTTCGTTAATGGAAGACTCCATTGGGTGACTTGGCCACACAGACACCACCGAGGGAGCAAGATCATCTTGTTTGACTTGGAAGACGAGCGATTTCGGGAGGTCCCAAGTACAACTTTAAAGGTGTATGATTATCATCTGGTTGTTCTAGGAGGATGTCTTTCTACTGCAGTTTATTTTAACTATTGCAAATTGGAGATATGGGTAATGACAGAGTATGATGTGGAGGGGTCTTGGGTCAAGAAGTTCAACATAAGAGCCTACGTGCCTGTGGGACTTGAAGAAGAGCCAGCAGACCAATTCTACAAGAATTCAAAGATAATTGAGAAAGGAGAATTTGTTCGAGTTTTATGCCTTCTGAAGAATGGTGAGATCTTGTTGGAATATGAAAGCAGAGCTCTGGTATCTTATGACCCAAAAGGAGGAGAGTTTAAAGACCTAATGTTTCAGGGAATCCCAACGTGGTATCAAAGAATTGTGCATATGGGTAGCCTTAAGTGGATTGATACCTTCACTGATGCATGA
- the LOC121248611 gene encoding F-box protein At3g07870-like isoform X2 encodes MACYAYPIRYRMIHSAYTILLPVTTNQHLPKSAQYQNQRVVFGFGFNSTTKEYKVLKIVYYRKACAAFGFSAIRDSEVQILTMGSSAWRSLGKAGYHLYQWPSQVFVNGRLHWVTWPHRHHRGSKIILFDLEDERFREVPSTTLKVYDYHLVVLGGCLSTAVYFNYCKLEIWVMTEYDVEGSWVKKFNIRAYVPVGLEEEPADQFYKNSKIIEKGEFVRVLCLLKNGNPNVVSKNCAYG; translated from the exons ATGGCTTGCTATGCCTATCCGATTCGTTACAGAATGATACACTCTGCGTATACAATCCTTTTACCGGTAACTACCAACCAACATCTGCCCAAGTCTGCACAGTATCAAAATCAACGGGTGGTTTTCGGATTCGGGTTCAATTCCACAACCAAAGAATACAAGGTGCTTAAGATAGTTTACTATAGGAAAGCATGTGCAGCCTTTGGATTCAGTGCTATAAGAGATTCAGAGGTTCAAATTCTCACTATGGGTAGCTCCGCCTGGAGAAGTTTAGGAAAGGCAGGTTACCACCTTTATCAGTGGCCATCACAGGTCTTCGTTAATGGAAGACTCCATTGGGTGACTTGGCCACACAGACACCACCGAGGGAGCAAGATCATCTTGTTTGACTTGGAAGACGAGCGATTTCGGGAGGTCCCAAGTACAACTTTAAAGGTGTATGATTATCATCTGGTTGTTCTAGGAGGATGTCTTTCTACTGCAGTTTATTTTAACTATTGCAAATTGGAGATATGGGTAATGACAGAGTATGATGTGGAGGGGTCTTGGGTCAAGAAGTTCAACATAAGAGCCTACGTGCCTGTGGGACTTGAAGAAGAGCCAGCAGACCAATTCTACAAGAATTCAAAGATAATTGAGAAAGGAGAATTTGTTCGAGTTTTATGCCTTCTGAAGAATG GGAATCCCAACGTGGTATCAAAGAATTGTGCATATGGGTAG
- the LOC121248608 gene encoding probable plastidic glucose transporter 1 isoform X2, producing the protein MWVATVNPVGPAPAIINTRRNPKLLVSLPASLSCRFDCRFRVGKLNVPAAKKQPKDLETWEPDIPESEKLSVSEKNGEGSDFGWLPAFPHVLIASMSNFLFGYHIGVMNGPIVSIARELGFEGNSILEGLVVSIFIAGAFIGSISSGSLVDKLGCRRTFQIDTIPLILGAILSAQAHSVDEILWGRFLVGLGIGVNTVLVPIYISEVAPTKYRGSLGALCQIGTCLGIISSLFLAIPSDNDPHWWRMMLYIASVPGFILTLGMQFAVDSPRWLCKAGKLDDAKSVIRDLWGASEVEKAVKEFLSVSKNDGSDLNGRWFELLEEPHSRVAFIGGALFVLQQFAGINGVLYFSSLTFQDVGVTNGALASSVVGLTNLAGALTALYLIDKQGRRKLLIGSYLGMAVSMFLVVYAINFPLDESLSHNLSILGTVLYIFTFAIGAGPVTGLIIPELSSTRMRGKIMGFSFTSHWVCNFLVGLFFLDLVEKFGVAPVYASFGGFSLLAAIFAKYFIVETKGRSLEEIEMSLNPNFQARDK; encoded by the exons ATGTGGGTGGCTACTGTGAATCCGGTGGGTCCGGCTCCGGCAATAATAAACACTCGCCGAAACCCGAAACTTCTCGTTTCACTTCCCGCATCATTATCTTGTCGTTTCGACTGTCGTTTTCGGGTTGGGAAGTTAAACGTTCCGGCGGCAAAAAAGCAGCCCAAAGACTTGGAAACTTGGGAACCAG ATATTCCAGAGAGTGAAAAGCTCTCAGTAAGTGAAAAGAACGGTGAAGGTTCTGATTTTGGATGGCTACCTGCTTTTCCTCACGTGTTGATCGCTTCCATGTCCAATTTCCTATTTGGGTATCACATAGG AGTAATGAATGGTCCTATTGTTTCTATCGCACGAGAGCTTGGTTTTGAGGGAAACTCAATCCTTGAGGGTCTTGTGGTTAGTATATTTATTGCCGGTGCCTTTATTGGAAGCATAAGCTCTGGTTCGTTGGTTGATAAACTTGGTTGTCGACGCACTTTTCAAATTGACACAATACCCTTGATTCTTGGTGCGATATTAAG TGCACAAGCCCACTCCGTGGATGAAATACTTTGGGGAAgatttcttgttgggcttggtATAGGCGTGAACACAGTTCTTGTTCCAATTTATATATCTGAG GTTGCTCCAACAAAATATAGAGGTTCACTAGGAGCCTTGTGTCAAATTGGCACCTGCCTTGGGATTATTTCGTCACTGTTCCTGGCAATTCCCTCTGACAATGATCCACATTG GTGGAGGATGATGCTCTACATTGCAAGTGTCCCTGGATTTATTCTTACACTTGGCATGCAGTTTGCTGTAGACAGCCCCCGCTGGCTTTGTAAA GCTGGGAAATTGGATGATGCTAAATCAGTTATACGTGACCTTTGGGGGGCATCTGAAGTTGAGAAAGCAGTTAAAGAATTTCTGTCAGTCAGCAAAAATGATGGAAGTGACTTGAACGGCAGATGGTTTGAACTCCTGGAAGAGCCACACTCTAGAG TTGCATTTATTGGAGGTGCTCTATTTGTACTTCAGCAGTTTGCAGGCATAAATGGggttctttatttttcatcattgaCCTTTCAAGATGTTGGAGTTACAAATGGTGCTTTAGCAAGCTCGGTTGTTGGATTAACCAACCTTGCAG GTGCACTCACTGCTTTATACTTGATCGATAAGCAAGGAAGACGGAAGCTCTTGATTGGAAGCTACTTAGGGATG GCAGTTTCCATGTTTCTTGTAGTCTACGCAATCAATTTTCCATTAGATGAATCACTCAGTCACAACTTATCAATACTGGGAACTGTACT GTACATATTTACCTTTGCAATTGGAGCTGGCCCAGTGACTGGTCTCATTATACCGGAGCTAAGCAGCACTAGGATGCGTGGGAAGATAATGGGATTCAGTTTTACATCTCATTGG gtTTGCAATTTCTTGGTGGGTCTTTTCTTCCTTGACCTGGTGGAGAAATTTGGAGTTGCTCCAGTTTATGCTAGCTTTGGCGGATTTTCCTTGTTAGCAGCAATATTTGCCAAATATTTCATAGTCGAAACTAAAGGGCGTTCTCTCGAGGAAATTGAAATGTCATTGAACCCCAATTTCCAGGCTAGAGACAAATGA
- the LOC121248608 gene encoding probable plastidic glucose transporter 1 isoform X1, whose protein sequence is MWVATVNPVGPAPAIINTRRNPKLLVSLPASLSCRFDCRFRVGKLNVPAAKKQPKDLETWEPDIPESEKLSVSEKNGEGSDFGWLPAFPHVLIASMSNFLFGYHIGVMNGPIVSIARELGFEGNSILEGLVVSIFIAGAFIGSISSGSLVDKLGCRRTFQIDTIPLILGAILSAQAHSVDEILWGRFLVGLGIGVNTVLVPIYISEVAPTKYRGSLGALCQIGTCLGIISSLFLAIPSDNDPHWWRMMLYIASVPGFILTLGMQFAVDSPRWLCKAGKLDDAKSVIRDLWGASEVEKAVKEFLSVSKNDGSDLNGRWFELLEEPHSRVAFIGGALFVLQQFAGINGVLYFSSLTFQDVGVTNGALASSVVGLTNLAGALTALYLIDKQGRRKLLIGSYLGMCVVSMQAVSMFLVVYAINFPLDESLSHNLSILGTVLYIFTFAIGAGPVTGLIIPELSSTRMRGKIMGFSFTSHWVCNFLVGLFFLDLVEKFGVAPVYASFGGFSLLAAIFAKYFIVETKGRSLEEIEMSLNPNFQARDK, encoded by the exons ATGTGGGTGGCTACTGTGAATCCGGTGGGTCCGGCTCCGGCAATAATAAACACTCGCCGAAACCCGAAACTTCTCGTTTCACTTCCCGCATCATTATCTTGTCGTTTCGACTGTCGTTTTCGGGTTGGGAAGTTAAACGTTCCGGCGGCAAAAAAGCAGCCCAAAGACTTGGAAACTTGGGAACCAG ATATTCCAGAGAGTGAAAAGCTCTCAGTAAGTGAAAAGAACGGTGAAGGTTCTGATTTTGGATGGCTACCTGCTTTTCCTCACGTGTTGATCGCTTCCATGTCCAATTTCCTATTTGGGTATCACATAGG AGTAATGAATGGTCCTATTGTTTCTATCGCACGAGAGCTTGGTTTTGAGGGAAACTCAATCCTTGAGGGTCTTGTGGTTAGTATATTTATTGCCGGTGCCTTTATTGGAAGCATAAGCTCTGGTTCGTTGGTTGATAAACTTGGTTGTCGACGCACTTTTCAAATTGACACAATACCCTTGATTCTTGGTGCGATATTAAG TGCACAAGCCCACTCCGTGGATGAAATACTTTGGGGAAgatttcttgttgggcttggtATAGGCGTGAACACAGTTCTTGTTCCAATTTATATATCTGAG GTTGCTCCAACAAAATATAGAGGTTCACTAGGAGCCTTGTGTCAAATTGGCACCTGCCTTGGGATTATTTCGTCACTGTTCCTGGCAATTCCCTCTGACAATGATCCACATTG GTGGAGGATGATGCTCTACATTGCAAGTGTCCCTGGATTTATTCTTACACTTGGCATGCAGTTTGCTGTAGACAGCCCCCGCTGGCTTTGTAAA GCTGGGAAATTGGATGATGCTAAATCAGTTATACGTGACCTTTGGGGGGCATCTGAAGTTGAGAAAGCAGTTAAAGAATTTCTGTCAGTCAGCAAAAATGATGGAAGTGACTTGAACGGCAGATGGTTTGAACTCCTGGAAGAGCCACACTCTAGAG TTGCATTTATTGGAGGTGCTCTATTTGTACTTCAGCAGTTTGCAGGCATAAATGGggttctttatttttcatcattgaCCTTTCAAGATGTTGGAGTTACAAATGGTGCTTTAGCAAGCTCGGTTGTTGGATTAACCAACCTTGCAG GTGCACTCACTGCTTTATACTTGATCGATAAGCAAGGAAGACGGAAGCTCTTGATTGGAAGCTACTTAGGGATG TGCGTTGTTTCCATGCAGGCAGTTTCCATGTTTCTTGTAGTCTACGCAATCAATTTTCCATTAGATGAATCACTCAGTCACAACTTATCAATACTGGGAACTGTACT GTACATATTTACCTTTGCAATTGGAGCTGGCCCAGTGACTGGTCTCATTATACCGGAGCTAAGCAGCACTAGGATGCGTGGGAAGATAATGGGATTCAGTTTTACATCTCATTGG gtTTGCAATTTCTTGGTGGGTCTTTTCTTCCTTGACCTGGTGGAGAAATTTGGAGTTGCTCCAGTTTATGCTAGCTTTGGCGGATTTTCCTTGTTAGCAGCAATATTTGCCAAATATTTCATAGTCGAAACTAAAGGGCGTTCTCTCGAGGAAATTGAAATGTCATTGAACCCCAATTTCCAGGCTAGAGACAAATGA
- the LOC121248608 gene encoding probable plastidic glucose transporter 1 isoform X3: protein MNGPIVSIARELGFEGNSILEGLVVSIFIAGAFIGSISSGSLVDKLGCRRTFQIDTIPLILGAILREISHQCLHAFTEITLFSTFCLPSFQQVYAGTSLYHGAQAHSVDEILWGRFLVGLGIGVNTVLVPIYISEVAPTKYRGSLGALCQIGTCLGIISSLFLAIPSDNDPHWWRMMLYIASVPGFILTLGMQFAVDSPRWLCKAGKLDDAKSVIRDLWGASEVEKAVKEFLSVSKNDGSDLNGRWFELLEEPHSRVAFIGGALFVLQQFAGINGVLYFSSLTFQDVGVTNGALASSVVGLTNLAGALTALYLIDKQGRRKLLIGSYLGMCVVSMQAVSMFLVVYAINFPLDESLSHNLSILGTVLYIFTFAIGAGPVTGLIIPELSSTRMRGKIMGFSFTSHWVCNFLVGLFFLDLVEKFGVAPVYASFGGFSLLAAIFAKYFIVETKGRSLEEIEMSLNPNFQARDK from the exons ATGAATGGTCCTATTGTTTCTATCGCACGAGAGCTTGGTTTTGAGGGAAACTCAATCCTTGAGGGTCTTGTGGTTAGTATATTTATTGCCGGTGCCTTTATTGGAAGCATAAGCTCTGGTTCGTTGGTTGATAAACTTGGTTGTCGACGCACTTTTCAAATTGACACAATACCCTTGATTCTTGGTGCGATATTAAG AGAAATTTCCCATCAATGTCTTCATGCCTTCACTGAAATAACACTCTTTTCAACCTTCTGTTTACCTTCTTTTCAACAAGTATATGCTGGAACTTCACTGTATCACGG TGCACAAGCCCACTCCGTGGATGAAATACTTTGGGGAAgatttcttgttgggcttggtATAGGCGTGAACACAGTTCTTGTTCCAATTTATATATCTGAG GTTGCTCCAACAAAATATAGAGGTTCACTAGGAGCCTTGTGTCAAATTGGCACCTGCCTTGGGATTATTTCGTCACTGTTCCTGGCAATTCCCTCTGACAATGATCCACATTG GTGGAGGATGATGCTCTACATTGCAAGTGTCCCTGGATTTATTCTTACACTTGGCATGCAGTTTGCTGTAGACAGCCCCCGCTGGCTTTGTAAA GCTGGGAAATTGGATGATGCTAAATCAGTTATACGTGACCTTTGGGGGGCATCTGAAGTTGAGAAAGCAGTTAAAGAATTTCTGTCAGTCAGCAAAAATGATGGAAGTGACTTGAACGGCAGATGGTTTGAACTCCTGGAAGAGCCACACTCTAGAG TTGCATTTATTGGAGGTGCTCTATTTGTACTTCAGCAGTTTGCAGGCATAAATGGggttctttatttttcatcattgaCCTTTCAAGATGTTGGAGTTACAAATGGTGCTTTAGCAAGCTCGGTTGTTGGATTAACCAACCTTGCAG GTGCACTCACTGCTTTATACTTGATCGATAAGCAAGGAAGACGGAAGCTCTTGATTGGAAGCTACTTAGGGATG TGCGTTGTTTCCATGCAGGCAGTTTCCATGTTTCTTGTAGTCTACGCAATCAATTTTCCATTAGATGAATCACTCAGTCACAACTTATCAATACTGGGAACTGTACT GTACATATTTACCTTTGCAATTGGAGCTGGCCCAGTGACTGGTCTCATTATACCGGAGCTAAGCAGCACTAGGATGCGTGGGAAGATAATGGGATTCAGTTTTACATCTCATTGG gtTTGCAATTTCTTGGTGGGTCTTTTCTTCCTTGACCTGGTGGAGAAATTTGGAGTTGCTCCAGTTTATGCTAGCTTTGGCGGATTTTCCTTGTTAGCAGCAATATTTGCCAAATATTTCATAGTCGAAACTAAAGGGCGTTCTCTCGAGGAAATTGAAATGTCATTGAACCCCAATTTCCAGGCTAGAGACAAATGA
- the LOC121248609 gene encoding endoglucanase 11-like, with product MEQEDKKKLYHCGAPKTPRFAQSWCLLLSVFAISAGARALDYADALRKSLLYFEAQRSGRLPYNQRVTWRDHSGLTDGLEQGVDLVGGYYDAGDHVKFGLPMAFTVTMLSWGVIEYRQQIAVAGELEHAMEAIKWGTDYFIKAHTNPNVLWAEVGDGDTDHYCWQRSEDMTTSRQAYKIDENNPGSDLAGETAAAMAAASIVFKRTNPHFSHLLLLHAQQLFEFGDKYRGKYDESLGVVKSYYASVSGYKDELLWGALWLYKATDNEEYLKYVVDNGHSFGGTGWAITEFSWDVKYAGLQVIASQLLMEEEKHKVHAHILEQYRSKAEFYICACLNKNNDSNVERTPGGLLFIRQWNNMQYVSTAAFLLTVYSDLLQNSNQKLKCHGKTVDHAEILSFAKSQIDYILGSNPMNMSYLVGYGSNYPTRVHHRGASIVSYRENKGFIGCTQGYDHWFSRQEPNPSVLIGALVGGPDSHDNFVDQRNNYMQTEACTYNTAPLVGVLAKLLESEDQNHTSPLLASY from the exons ATGGAGCAGGAGGATAAGAAAAAGCTATACCATTGTGGAGCTCCAAAAACTCCCAGATTTGCACAAAGTTGGTGTCTTCTACTATCCGTCTTTGCCATTTCTGCCGGTGCTCGAGCATTAGATTATGCAGATGCTCTCAGAAAGAGCCTGCTCTACTTCGAAGCTCAACGTTCCGGGCGGCTACCATACAACCAAAGGGTCACTTGGCGCGATCATTCTGGCCTCACTGATGGCCTAGAACAAGGA GTGGACTTAGTAGGAGGATATTACGATGCAGGTGACCACGTAAAGTTTGGGCTACCAATGGCATTCACCGTGACAATGCTCTCCTGGGGTGTCATCGAATACCGGCAACAGATTGCAGTCGCCGGCGAGTTGGAGCATGCCATGGAAGCCATTAAGTGGGGAACGGATTATTTCATCAAAGCACACACTAATCCTAATGTATTATGGGCAGAG GTGGGTGATGGTGACACTGACCATTATTGCTGGCAACGCTCAGAGGACATGACGACATCAAGGCAAGCGTACAAGATCGACGAGAACAATCCTGGGTCGGATCTCGCCGGCGAGACAGCAGCAGCCATGGCAGCAGCATCGATAGTATTCAAGAGAACAAACCCACATTTCTCACACCTGCTCTTACTCCACGCCCAACAG TTGTTTGAGTTTGGAGACAAGTATAGAGGAAAGTACGATGAGAGCTTGGGAGTAGTGAAGAGCTACTACGCGTCGGTGAGTGGGTACAAGGATGAGTTGTTGTGGGGAGCTTTGTGGTTGTACAAGGCCACCGACAATGAAGAGTATTTGAAGTACGTTGTTGACAATGGTCATAGCTTTGGTGGCACTGGATGGGCCATTACAGAGTTCAGCTGGGACGTTAAATATGCTGGTCTCCAAGTTATTGCCTCCCAG TTGCTTATGGAGGAAGAAAAGCACAAAGTGCATGCTCACATACTCGAACAATACCGATCAAAAGCCGAGTTCTACATATGTGCATGCCTGAACAAGAACAATGACAGCAACGTGGAGCGCACCCCGGGGGGGCTCTTGTTCATCAGGCAATGGAACAACATGCAATACGTTTCAACAGCAGCTTTCCTTCTCACAGTATACTCCGACTTGCTCCAAAACTCAAACCAAAAGCTCAAATGCCATGGCAAAACGGTGGATCATGCAGAAATCCTGAGCTTTGCAAAGTCACAGATTGACTACATTCTGGGCTCTAACCCAATGAACATGAGCTATTTGGTGGGGTATGGCTCGAACTACCCCACAAGAGTGCACCACAGGGGGGCCTCGATCGTGTCATACAGAGAGAACAAGGGGTTCATAGGGTGCACCCAAGGTTATGACCACTGGTTCAGTCGGCAGGAGCCTAACCCCAGTGTTCTGATTGGGGCCCTGGTTGGAGGACCAGATTCCCATGATAATTTTGTGGACCAAAGAAACAATTATATGCAGACTGAGGCCTGCACATATAATACAGCACCGCTGGTTGGAGTTTTGGCTAAGTTGTTGGAATCTGAGGACCAGAATCATACCTCACCTTTGCTTGCTTcttattaa
- the LOC121249308 gene encoding uncharacterized protein LOC121249308 produces the protein MALCNLELQQLDVKAEFLHDELEETIYMHQLEEFIVEGREDRVYKLKKSLYGLKQSSRQSYRRFDSFMIDYGYLRDNYDISLLKTQLNNEVEMKDLDEVEQFMASVPCSNAVDNIMYAIVCTCPDISQAVSIVSSSRVVDYVDSDYTRNLAKRRSLTGQGKDLLRDGLLLVEKAPLQVVRSSGVSAA, from the exons ATGGCATTGTGTAACTTAGAGCTAcaacaacttgatgttaaagCAGAGTTCCTGCATGATGAGCTTGAAgaaaccatttacatgcatcaacTAGAGGAGTTCATTGTTGAAGGTAGAGAAGATCGTGTATACAAATTGAAGAAATCATTGTATGGCTTGAAGCAGTCTTCAAGGCAATCGTATAGGCGTTTTGATTCTTTTATGATTGATTATGGTTATTTGAGGGATAACTATGATATTAG CTTGTTGAAAACCCAACTCAATAATGAGGTTGAAATGAAAGATTTAG ATGAGGTggaacagttcatggctagtgttccaTGTTCCAATGCAGTAGACAATATTATGTATGCAATTGTTTGTACTTGTCCAGATATTTCACAGGCAGTGAGTATTGTTAGCAG TTCTAGGGTTGTTGATTATGTTGATTCTGATTATACTAGGAACTTAGCtaagagaagatcattgacagg GCAAGGAAAAGATTTGTTGAGAGATGGTTTGCTTCTTGTTGAAAAAGCACCTCTACAGGTTGTTCGCTCTAGCGGTGTCTCTGCCGCTTAA